From Flavobacterium sp. 102, a single genomic window includes:
- a CDS encoding nuclear transport factor 2 family protein codes for MKNMLLLLVFTFSFSLVNAQGKEQINKVLDAWHKAAAEANFKDYFDAMAEESIFIGTDATENWNKTDFKAFAKPYFDKGKAWNFTALERNIYFSNDKKTAWFDELLDTQMKICRGSGVLVLVNGQWKIKHYVLSMTIPNDNIDEVLKAKTPIEDKLISTLKEKK; via the coding sequence ATGAAAAATATGCTGCTTCTTTTGGTCTTCACTTTTAGTTTCTCCTTGGTTAATGCACAAGGGAAAGAACAAATTAATAAAGTTTTAGACGCTTGGCACAAAGCTGCAGCGGAAGCCAATTTCAAAGACTATTTTGATGCCATGGCTGAAGAATCGATTTTCATTGGCACCGATGCTACCGAGAATTGGAACAAAACAGATTTTAAAGCCTTTGCCAAACCTTATTTTGACAAAGGAAAAGCATGGAATTTTACCGCTTTAGAAAGAAATATTTACTTCAGCAACGATAAAAAAACCGCTTGGTTTGATGAATTGTTGGATACTCAAATGAAAATCTGTCGCGGTTCGGGCGTTTTAGTTTTGGTCAATGGCCAATGGAAAATTAAACACTACGTCCTTTCGATGACCATCCCGAATGACAACATAGACGAAGTCTTAAAGGCTAAAACACCTATCGAGGACAAACTCATCAGCACACTAAAAGAAAAAAAATAG
- a CDS encoding HU family DNA-binding protein: protein MAVQFKMVAKQNNLASPPELKYYPCAVHQGETDLDALAEVVASRSTVSKADCYGVIIALTEAIGETLKDGRIVKINSLGTFQLVLQGTAADTPDDLGKVNIKGSKIVYKPSSVIKNKLKDISFKRLR from the coding sequence ATGGCAGTACAATTTAAAATGGTAGCCAAACAAAACAATTTGGCTTCTCCACCGGAACTTAAATATTACCCTTGTGCGGTGCACCAAGGAGAAACAGATTTGGATGCTTTGGCCGAGGTGGTTGCCTCACGCTCAACCGTTAGCAAGGCCGATTGTTATGGGGTGATTATTGCCCTAACCGAGGCCATTGGTGAAACGCTAAAGGATGGACGTATCGTAAAAATAAACAGCTTGGGCACGTTTCAATTAGTATTGCAAGGCACGGCAGCCGATACTCCGGACGATTTAGGCAAAGTCAATATCAAAGGCAGCAAAATAGTGTACAAACCTTCTTCGGTTATTAAAAATAAATTAAAAGATATTAGTTTTAAGAGGTTGAGGTAG
- a CDS encoding ammonium transporter, whose translation MKIEKRWIVSFLIITLVAISGLFWPEKLADNSDAFNPIDTISYADVAWLLTASCLVLLMTPGLAFFYGGMVGKKNVISTMLKSFICLGVISLLWVTVGFSLSFGAPIGPTINGVHYGIIGNPFDFAFFSYVEMHPHKTMASSIPFILFALFQMKFAVITPAIITGALAERIRFISFLLFICLFTICIYAPLCHMIWHPNGLLGSFFGVKDFAGGTVVHMSAGFAALAGVLVLGKRKNSEHIPTNIPFVLLGTGMLWFGWFGFNAGSALAANATAAMAFATTTICSASAMLTWVFFDRMNGRKVSALGACIGAVVGLVVITPSAGYVTIPQSIFFGFIGAIVSNKMVYWKKLKQIDDTLDVFACHGVGGIMGMILTAIFAKGENASLLYGGWSIFGHHMLALVLVSVFTFGGAYWLFKLTNIIIPIRVSEESENMGLDLSQHGEAF comes from the coding sequence ATGAAAATCGAAAAACGTTGGATAGTTTCTTTTCTCATCATTACTTTAGTCGCCATTTCGGGTTTATTTTGGCCTGAAAAATTAGCCGACAACAGCGACGCTTTCAATCCTATTGACACCATTAGTTATGCCGATGTGGCTTGGCTACTCACCGCTTCTTGTTTGGTTTTACTCATGACGCCGGGATTGGCTTTCTTTTACGGCGGTATGGTGGGAAAAAAGAATGTCATTTCCACGATGCTTAAAAGCTTTATCTGTTTGGGTGTAATCAGTTTGCTTTGGGTAACCGTTGGTTTTTCGCTTTCTTTTGGCGCGCCGATTGGCCCAACAATCAATGGTGTTCACTATGGCATCATTGGCAACCCGTTTGATTTTGCTTTCTTTAGCTATGTCGAAATGCATCCGCACAAGACGATGGCTTCTTCGATACCTTTTATTTTGTTTGCTTTGTTCCAAATGAAATTTGCTGTCATAACACCGGCCATCATTACCGGCGCGCTCGCGGAACGCATCCGTTTCATTTCCTTTTTGCTCTTTATTTGTTTGTTTACCATTTGTATCTACGCGCCTTTATGCCACATGATTTGGCACCCAAACGGTCTCTTGGGAAGCTTTTTCGGCGTAAAGGATTTCGCAGGCGGAACAGTCGTTCACATGAGTGCAGGTTTTGCGGCTTTGGCTGGTGTTTTAGTTTTAGGCAAAAGAAAAAACAGCGAACACATTCCAACGAATATTCCGTTTGTATTATTAGGCACCGGAATGCTATGGTTCGGCTGGTTCGGATTCAACGCAGGTTCTGCTTTAGCCGCCAATGCAACTGCCGCAATGGCTTTTGCTACGACAACGATTTGTTCGGCTTCGGCCATGCTGACTTGGGTATTCTTTGACCGAATGAACGGCAGAAAAGTATCGGCACTTGGTGCTTGTATCGGTGCTGTAGTTGGATTGGTCGTGATTACACCATCGGCAGGATATGTGACGATTCCGCAAAGTATTTTCTTCGGATTCATCGGCGCCATTGTCTCTAACAAAATGGTGTATTGGAAAAAACTAAAACAAATCGACGATACTTTAGACGTATTCGCTTGTCACGGCGTAGGCGGAATCATGGGAATGATCTTAACCGCGATTTTTGCCAAAGGAGAAAACGCGAGTTTATTATATGGTGGTTGGAGCATCTTTGGTCACCACATGTTGGCTTTGGTTTTAGTCTCGGTCTTTACTTTTGGCGGTGCTTATTGGTTATTCAAGTTAACCAATATCATTATTCCAATAAGAGTTTCAGAAGAATCAGAAAACATGGGATTGGATTTGTCGCAACACGGCGAAGCATTTTAA
- a CDS encoding murein L,D-transpeptidase — translation MKKQQWIGVVLVVLVLGFSLTGWYCANKGEKALIVESKFQPEDVSLSFDSTQVAAFYAKYPKLVLYKTQAVALYQKSQYNFIWYDKKGRKETAEVIYNKMNNLFEEGVQAKVPYKDILDGLFQKTSSKPNVDVELFLTNYYFYYTNKVLQGIDDTKVEELGWYLPRKKLSYVQYLDSLLVDPKLIDNKEQLIGQYYKLKTVLQKYRAIEQNGGWTAIITPDDFKQLKPNDSSDLVMQIRNRLFLTSDIETDSKSAVYDESLQQAILKYKQRNGFSADKIILPKHIAEMNVSISDRIKTIMVNMERCRWISTDLTKAKEFIVVNIPSYRLTYFKEGKAALVSNVVVGTSLNETVIFSGMMSYIVFSPYWNVPTSIKNKEILPAIKKNPNYLAKHNMEWNGNNIRQKPGPNNSLGLVKFLFPNSNNIYLHDTPAKSLFSQEKRAFSHGCIRVEKPKELAKLILEGNPNWTPEKIDAAMSGGKEKWHTLKNQIPVYIGYFTAWVDDEGTINFHKDIYERDNALAMLLLEE, via the coding sequence ATGAAAAAACAACAATGGATTGGTGTTGTACTTGTCGTTTTAGTACTTGGGTTTTCTTTAACCGGATGGTATTGCGCCAATAAAGGAGAAAAAGCGTTAATAGTAGAAAGTAAGTTTCAACCTGAAGACGTTTCCTTGTCTTTTGACAGCACACAAGTAGCCGCTTTTTATGCCAAATATCCTAAGTTGGTTTTGTATAAAACTCAAGCAGTAGCACTGTATCAAAAAAGCCAGTACAATTTTATTTGGTATGATAAAAAAGGGCGAAAAGAAACCGCCGAAGTGATTTACAATAAGATGAACAATCTTTTTGAAGAAGGCGTTCAAGCGAAAGTGCCTTATAAAGATATTTTGGATGGTTTGTTCCAAAAGACTTCATCGAAACCCAATGTGGATGTCGAATTGTTCCTGACCAATTATTATTTCTATTATACCAACAAAGTACTTCAGGGAATTGATGATACTAAAGTGGAAGAGTTAGGTTGGTATTTGCCTCGAAAAAAATTATCCTATGTTCAATATTTAGATTCTTTGTTGGTTGATCCAAAACTGATTGACAACAAAGAGCAACTGATAGGGCAATATTATAAACTGAAAACGGTATTGCAAAAATACAGAGCAATAGAACAAAACGGCGGTTGGACAGCTATTATAACTCCGGATGATTTCAAACAATTAAAACCGAATGACAGTTCCGACTTGGTAATGCAAATCAGAAACCGATTGTTTTTGACGTCTGATATTGAAACTGATTCGAAGAGTGCTGTTTATGACGAATCTTTGCAACAAGCCATATTGAAGTACAAACAGCGCAACGGATTTTCAGCAGATAAGATTATTTTACCTAAACACATTGCCGAAATGAACGTGTCCATTAGCGACCGCATCAAAACCATTATGGTCAATATGGAACGCTGCCGTTGGATTTCGACCGATTTGACGAAAGCCAAAGAATTTATTGTGGTGAATATTCCGTCCTATCGCCTGACTTATTTCAAGGAAGGAAAAGCCGCTTTGGTTTCGAATGTGGTGGTGGGAACTTCTTTAAATGAAACCGTGATTTTTAGCGGTATGATGAGTTATATTGTTTTTAGTCCGTATTGGAATGTGCCGACCAGCATTAAGAACAAAGAGATTCTTCCGGCGATTAAAAAGAACCCAAACTATTTGGCCAAGCACAATATGGAGTGGAACGGCAATAACATCCGACAAAAACCGGGACCGAATAACTCCTTAGGTTTGGTGAAGTTTTTATTCCCGAATTCGAATAATATTTATTTACACGATACGCCGGCTAAGAGTTTGTTCAGTCAAGAAAAAAGGGCGTTCAGCCATGGTTGTATCCGTGTAGAAAAGCCCAAAGAACTGGCCAAATTAATTCTGGAAGGCAATCCCAATTGGACGCCCGAAAAAATTGACGCAGCCATGAGCGGCGGTAAAGAAAAGTGGCATACCTTGAAGAACCAAATCCCCGTGTATATTGGTTATTTTACGGCTTGGGTGGATGATGAAGGCACGATTAATTTCCATAAAGACATTTATGAAAGAGATAATGCTTTGGCGATGTTGTTGTTGGAGGAATAA
- a CDS encoding helix-turn-helix domain-containing protein, protein MINEFLLNEFGSKIKQLRLDKNISQEKLSFLTGFHRTYIGMIERGERNISLTNMAVFAKVFEINLSELLDFKVINPNHSFKNYDLKSEK, encoded by the coding sequence ATGATAAATGAATTTCTTTTAAATGAATTTGGCTCAAAAATCAAGCAATTAAGGCTTGATAAAAATATCAGTCAAGAAAAACTTTCTTTTTTGACAGGTTTCCACAGAACATATATAGGAATGATTGAAAGAGGTGAAAGAAATATTTCGCTTACTAACATGGCTGTCTTTGCAAAAGTTTTTGAAATAAATTTATCTGAACTGTTAGATTTTAAAGTTATAAATCCAAATCATAGTTTTAAAAATTATGATTTGAAATCTGAAAAATAA
- a CDS encoding L-threonine 3-dehydrogenase — MSTKILIIGACGQIGTELTKKLRSIYGVDNVIASDIRKLNIDIVNEGIFEVVNALDYNQIEHLIEQYQITDVYLMAALLSATAEKNPAFAWDLNMNSLFHVLNLAKAKKIQKIFWPSSIAVFGPTTPRNNTPQYTIMEPTTVYGISKQTGERWCEYYHHIYGVDVRSIRYPGLISWSTEPGGGTTDYAVDIYHKALKDGKYECFLSEDTALPMMYMDDAIRATVEIMQAPSDSIKIRSSYNLAGVSFTPNEIAAEIKNHIPDFTISYKPDFRQKIADSWPASIDDSAAQKDWNWKHKFDLASMTVEMLENLK, encoded by the coding sequence ATGAGTACAAAAATCTTAATCATTGGCGCTTGCGGACAAATCGGAACCGAGTTAACCAAAAAACTGAGAAGCATTTATGGCGTTGATAATGTTATTGCTTCCGACATCCGAAAGCTAAATATTGATATCGTCAACGAAGGCATTTTTGAAGTAGTCAATGCTTTGGATTACAATCAAATTGAGCATTTAATTGAGCAATACCAAATCACCGATGTCTATTTGATGGCCGCTTTGCTTTCGGCGACAGCTGAAAAAAATCCGGCGTTTGCTTGGGATTTGAATATGAATTCACTTTTTCACGTTTTGAATTTGGCGAAAGCCAAAAAAATCCAAAAGATATTCTGGCCATCGAGCATTGCGGTTTTCGGACCCACAACGCCAAGGAACAATACGCCACAATACACCATCATGGAACCGACAACAGTTTACGGCATTAGCAAGCAAACCGGTGAAAGATGGTGTGAATATTACCATCATATTTATGGGGTTGACGTGAGAAGTATTCGTTATCCGGGATTAATCAGTTGGTCAACTGAACCAGGTGGCGGCACAACCGATTACGCAGTTGATATTTACCACAAAGCTTTGAAAGACGGTAAGTATGAATGTTTCCTTTCGGAAGATACGGCCTTGCCAATGATGTATATGGATGACGCAATTAGAGCGACTGTTGAAATCATGCAAGCACCGAGTGATAGTATCAAAATTCGATCTTCTTATAATTTAGCCGGCGTAAGTTTTACACCAAATGAAATCGCCGCTGAAATCAAAAATCACATTCCTGATTTTACCATATCTTATAAACCTGATTTCCGTCAAAAGATTGCGGATAGTTGGCCGGCTTCTATTGATGACAGTGCCGCACAAAAGGACTGGAATTGGAAGCACAAATTTGATTTGGCTTCTATGACGGTCGAAATGTTAGAGAATCTTAAGTAA
- the mfd gene encoding transcription-repair coupling factor, producing MSQNSLYNSYLHSAKVKQIADSLDTSVSELAKQNPLAKIQLKGLLGSSLSFVFQAIFKKSEKPFLLILNEKEEAAYYLNDLEQMIGANDVLFYPSSYRRPYQIEETDNANVLLRSEVLNRINSRKKPAVIVTYPEALFEKVVTRKELDKNTLKVSVGDNVSIDFINEVLFEYEFKRVDFITEPGEFSVRGGILDVFSFSNDNPYRIEFFGNEVDSIRTFDVATQLSVEKQTKITIIPNLENKFIKENRESFLDYISDKTVLCIENTEFLTSQLDKLFGKAIETFDKLSKDVKHASPEHLFLNQEGFLRKALDFSIIELSNKPLFKTTKTFEYHIQPQPSFNKQFDLLLNNLSDNHFNGYSNYLYCANEGQANRFHDIFESLDEANHENIRKQYHTIVSSLYQGFIDEENQIACYTDHQIFERYHKFTIKNGYSKKQTLTLKELNSLSVGDYVTHIDHGIGKFGGLQKIQVEGKTQEAIKLVYADNDIVYVSIHSLHKISKYNGKDGTPPKIYKLGSNAWKVLKQKTKARVKHIAFNLIQLYAKRRLEKGFQFAPDSYLQKELESSFIYEDTPDQITATQDVKADMEKDRPMDRLVCGDVGFGKTEVAIRAAFKAVDNSKQVAILVPTTILAYQHYRTFTERLKEMPVKIGYLNRFRTAKQKTQTLEELASGKLDIIIGTHQLVNKNVQFKDLGLLIVDEEQKFGVNVKDKLKTIAANVDTLTLTATPIPRTLQFSLMAARDLSVITTPPPNRYPIESQVVGFNEELIRDAISYEIQRNGQVFFINNRIENIKEIAGMIQRLVPDARVGIGHGQMEGTKLEELMLGFMNGDFDVLVATTIIESGLDVPNANTIFINNANNFGLSDLHQMRGRVGRSNKKAFCYFICPPYSAMTDDARKRIQALEQFSELGSGFNIAMKDLEIRGAGDLLGGEQSGFINEIGFETYQKIMNEAIEELKENEFKDLYQEENEDENKEYVKDLQIDTDFELLFPDEYINNISERLNLYNELGTIKNEEGLIAYENKLIDRFGPLPKEAKALLNSIRIKWIATQMGIERIVMKQGKLIGYFVSDQQSAYYNSKPFRHMLQFVQQHGNICKMKEKETKNGLRLLLTFENVKSISRALEFMELMKK from the coding sequence TTGAGTCAAAACTCTTTATATAACAGTTATCTCCATTCGGCGAAAGTCAAACAAATTGCAGACAGTCTTGACACGAGCGTTAGCGAACTGGCGAAGCAAAATCCTTTGGCTAAGATTCAGTTAAAAGGACTTTTGGGTTCGTCATTGTCATTTGTTTTTCAAGCTATTTTTAAGAAAAGCGAAAAACCATTTCTACTAATTCTCAACGAAAAAGAAGAAGCGGCTTATTATTTAAATGATCTGGAACAAATGATTGGTGCCAATGACGTACTGTTTTATCCGAGTTCATATCGTCGTCCGTACCAAATTGAAGAAACCGACAACGCCAACGTATTGTTGCGTTCCGAAGTGTTGAACCGAATCAATTCCCGCAAAAAACCGGCCGTCATTGTCACATATCCCGAAGCACTTTTTGAAAAAGTGGTGACGCGAAAAGAACTCGACAAAAACACTTTAAAAGTTTCCGTTGGCGATAATGTCTCTATCGATTTTATCAACGAAGTTTTATTTGAATACGAATTCAAACGTGTAGATTTTATCACCGAACCGGGCGAGTTTTCTGTTCGTGGCGGAATCTTAGATGTGTTCTCCTTTTCGAATGACAATCCGTATCGCATTGAGTTTTTTGGGAATGAAGTCGATAGCATTCGAACGTTTGATGTCGCCACCCAGTTGTCGGTAGAAAAGCAAACCAAGATTACCATTATCCCAAATCTGGAAAACAAATTCATCAAAGAAAACCGCGAAAGTTTCCTCGATTATATTAGCGACAAAACCGTTTTGTGTATTGAAAATACGGAGTTTCTGACTTCACAATTAGACAAACTTTTTGGCAAAGCCATTGAAACTTTTGACAAATTATCAAAAGACGTCAAACATGCTTCGCCGGAACATTTGTTCTTAAACCAAGAAGGTTTTTTGCGCAAAGCATTGGATTTTTCCATTATAGAATTATCGAACAAACCCTTATTCAAAACGACTAAGACTTTTGAATACCACATACAACCTCAACCTTCGTTCAACAAGCAATTTGATTTGTTGTTGAATAATTTGAGTGACAATCATTTCAACGGTTATAGCAATTATTTGTATTGTGCCAATGAAGGTCAGGCGAATCGTTTTCATGATATTTTTGAAAGTTTAGACGAAGCCAATCACGAAAATATTCGCAAGCAATACCATACAATCGTTTCGTCTTTGTACCAAGGTTTCATTGATGAAGAAAACCAAATTGCTTGTTACACCGACCACCAGATTTTTGAGCGTTACCACAAATTTACCATCAAAAACGGTTACTCTAAAAAGCAAACCTTGACGCTGAAAGAACTGAATTCATTATCCGTAGGCGATTATGTAACGCATATTGATCACGGAATTGGAAAGTTTGGTGGCTTGCAAAAAATTCAGGTCGAAGGCAAAACGCAAGAAGCCATTAAACTCGTTTATGCCGATAACGACATTGTTTACGTTAGTATCCATTCGCTGCATAAAATCTCTAAATACAACGGCAAAGACGGCACGCCGCCAAAGATTTACAAATTAGGTTCCAACGCTTGGAAAGTTTTAAAACAAAAAACCAAAGCGCGTGTCAAACACATTGCGTTCAACTTAATTCAATTGTACGCCAAACGAAGATTGGAAAAAGGCTTCCAGTTTGCGCCCGATAGTTATTTGCAAAAAGAATTAGAAAGCTCGTTTATTTACGAAGACACACCCGACCAAATCACGGCCACGCAAGACGTCAAAGCCGATATGGAAAAAGACCGTCCAATGGACCGATTGGTTTGTGGCGATGTAGGTTTTGGGAAAACGGAAGTGGCGATTCGTGCAGCGTTCAAGGCGGTGGATAATAGTAAACAAGTTGCGATTTTGGTGCCAACCACTATTTTGGCTTACCAACATTATAGAACTTTTACAGAAAGATTAAAAGAAATGCCGGTGAAAATTGGCTACTTAAATAGATTCAGAACGGCGAAACAAAAAACACAAACTTTAGAAGAATTGGCTTCCGGGAAACTGGATATTATCATTGGCACGCACCAATTGGTTAACAAAAATGTACAGTTTAAAGATTTAGGTTTGTTGATTGTAGACGAAGAACAGAAATTTGGTGTAAACGTCAAAGACAAACTCAAAACCATCGCTGCGAATGTCGATACCTTGACTTTAACCGCAACACCGATTCCGAGAACTTTGCAGTTTTCGTTAATGGCAGCTCGCGATTTATCCGTCATTACAACACCGCCACCCAATCGTTATCCTATCGAATCACAGGTTGTTGGCTTTAATGAAGAGTTGATTCGCGATGCGATTTCGTATGAAATTCAAAGAAATGGCCAAGTCTTTTTCATCAATAACCGAATTGAAAACATCAAGGAAATTGCCGGTATGATTCAAAGATTGGTTCCCGATGCCCGCGTTGGTATTGGTCATGGTCAAATGGAAGGTACCAAGTTGGAAGAGTTGATGCTCGGATTTATGAATGGTGATTTTGATGTTTTGGTTGCCACAACGATTATCGAAAGTGGTTTGGATGTGCCGAATGCCAATACGATTTTCATCAACAATGCCAATAATTTCGGGTTGTCTGATTTGCATCAAATGCGTGGAAGAGTTGGAAGAAGTAATAAAAAAGCATTTTGTTATTTCATTTGTCCGCCGTATTCTGCGATGACCGATGATGCCCGAAAAAGGATTCAGGCTTTGGAACAATTCAGCGAATTGGGAAGTGGTTTTAATATTGCGATGAAGGATTTAGAGATTCGCGGTGCCGGAGATTTATTAGGCGGAGAACAAAGTGGTTTTATCAACGAAATCGGTTTTGAAACCTATCAAAAAATCATGAACGAAGCCATTGAAGAGTTGAAAGAAAACGAATTCAAAGACTTGTACCAAGAAGAAAACGAAGACGAAAACAAAGAGTACGTCAAAGATTTACAAATCGATACCGACTTTGAATTGCTTTTCCCTGATGAATACATCAATAACATTTCGGAGCGTTTGAATTTGTACAATGAATTGGGCACTATTAAAAACGAAGAAGGATTAATTGCCTACGAAAATAAGTTGATTGACCGTTTTGGCCCATTGCCGAAAGAAGCCAAAGCCCTTTTAAACAGCATTCGCATCAAATGGATTGCCACACAAATGGGAATTGAAAGAATTGTGATGAAACAAGGCAAACTGATTGGCTATTTTGTCTCTGACCAACAGTCAGCTTATTACAATTCGAAGCCATTCCGACACATGTTACAGTTTGTACAACAGCATGGGAATATTTGTAAAATGAAAGAGAAAGAAACCAAAAATGGTTTGCGATTATTACTCACATTTGAAAACGTAAAATCAATTTCCCGAGCTTTAGAGTTTATGGAATTGATGAAAAAATAA
- a CDS encoding 2OG-Fe(II) oxygenase — protein sequence MEDSFETLINSFIASKVGIAEHFLSKELCQHLKENILALQANHLLEKAGIGNDLKLQHNSQVRSDVIYWLDKKHNNIHENAFFEKMDAFVLYLNESCYTGITGYEFHYSLYEAGDFYKKHLDQFQDNSSRQFSMISYLNPDWETKDGGELQIYQNPTNQTISPNAGKTVFFRSNELEHEVLVTNVVRMSVTGWLKRG from the coding sequence ATGGAAGATAGTTTTGAGACCTTGATTAATAGTTTTATAGCGAGTAAAGTGGGGATTGCGGAGCATTTTTTGAGTAAGGAGTTGTGCCAACATTTGAAAGAGAACATCCTCGCGCTGCAGGCGAACCATTTATTGGAAAAAGCCGGCATTGGCAACGACCTAAAACTCCAACACAACAGCCAAGTGCGAAGCGATGTGATTTATTGGCTGGATAAAAAGCACAACAACATACACGAGAATGCGTTCTTCGAAAAGATGGATGCCTTCGTCCTCTATCTAAACGAAAGTTGCTACACCGGCATTACGGGTTATGAATTTCATTATTCCTTATACGAAGCAGGTGATTTTTATAAAAAACACTTAGACCAGTTTCAAGACAACTCCAGCCGACAGTTCTCGATGATCAGTTACCTAAACCCCGATTGGGAAACCAAAGACGGCGGCGAACTACAGATTTACCAAAACCCAACAAACCAAACCATTTCACCTAATGCAGGGAAAACGGTGTTCTTTAGGAGCAATGAATTGGAACATGAGGTCTTGGTGACGAATGTGGTAAGGATGAGTGTTACGGGGTGGTTGAAGAGAGGGTGA